AGACCTAGCGGTGCGTGGAGGCTACGGATACCGTTTGAAATTTCAAGGAGGGAGGATACAATATATAGTTTTACAAAAGTGTTTCGTATGTATATATGGTGATAAGAAAGGGTATCCCAATACTTTTGGGACACCCTCTTTTAGTCTAGAATTTTGCTGTTTTTATTGAGAACAATCCAAACATATACAACTTACAATTCATTTTTTTCCCTTCAATATTATCAACATTATAGATAATATAAGGGATGTTTGTAAAATTGATATCAATTGCAAAATCATAATTATCTCAGTATCTAGGGATACATCAAATCCAAAAGCGTAAAACAGTATGATAGATAATGTTATGATTATGATAAAGTTAGCAATTACTTTTGTCATTTTTCATTCTACCTAACTTTCATTAGTAAGTAAGTGTCAGGGCATAAGAAGCAGTGTCTGTCCAACTAGATGGTGTAATAGATAATCCTGCAGGAAAAACAGAAACACTTGGACTTCCTCCATACATCCTATGACCATATTCTATTTTAATATTCATATCTCCATGTACGGTATTTCTAACATATACATATTGCCCAATATATCCCTTGTGTAGTGTAAAATCCGAAAGCTTTTTTAAATCATAAGAGCCTGCTACTCCAGCATTTGGATCCCAGTCACTAGGTGTATATTTTATTGGTGTATCTACCCAATTACCATTGCCATATGCGTCGTATGAATATCTATGTTGATGTTGAGTAACTGAGCCGTTGCTAGTTGGTAAGAAAAAGCCAGAACTTGAAGGAAAACCAATAGTCATTTTATCAGTCAATGTCCAAAATGGTGATTTTAACCATTGGAAATTAGCGTAAATATAATATTTATTGTAACCTGATCGATCACTTGTAACTTTATAAACAGTTCCTGCTAATTTCAACTCAGAGGAAGAAATACTTGCTGTTGTAAAAAATTCTCCTGATTCTTCATTTGACGCTTCATAAAAATTTTTAATGATATAACCAGAATTTTGCTTTATTGCTTTATCCTTTACTAATTGCTTTGCTACCTCTATCGGTAAATCTTTAATTTCCTCTTCTGTGTGACCATTCTTTAAGAGATACTGGTATTCCTTTTCAGTAAGTGAGGAATTGCCATCGTTGTTTTCCTTAGCTAATCCTACGTTACTAATTCCAAAAACAAACAACAATGCGATAATAAATACTTTTACTATCTTCAATTTATTTCCTCCTAAAATATATGTTTCTATTATAAATTATACGTTTATTTCCAAAAATCCTTCTTTATTCAAGAATCAGTTAAAACTTTGCGGGATTTTTTTGGCTCGTTCATTTGGCGGGTGAATAGAGAGAAAGATAAAACATTTTTTACAATCAAAGCGAGAGTTTTCAACATCTCATCCCTGACTGCTTCTTCCTTCTGTCTTTCCTTCTCTTCTTCCTCTTTAGAAAGAATGATAATTATTGAGATTGTTACTATTCCCTTTTTTGTTATTTATAAAACTGTTATTATTAGTATCCGATTTACCGTGTCCGATGTTTTCGGTACCGTCAAGAATTTTGTGTAATGAAAGATAGATAGGGTATCCCTGAATGGTTTAGATGGACAGGGGACCGGTTTCCTCCGCACAGAAGACAGAATATTCTGTCTCCTGTGTGAAAAGGGAGAATCCCCTTATTTTGTTTATTTACAATATTTGGTTAACAATAACGTTCTTCAAACATTGGCTCGAGGGCTTCCTGTGCTTCGGCAAATCCTCGCAACTTTCGCTCTGTCCATTTCTCATTAAAATCTTGAATGGTCAAATACACGATTTTTTCCGCGGCTTTTAAACTGCTCAATCTGTTCATCGGTTTTAGACGTTTCCGAATCTCCTTGATCGTTCGTTCGATGGCATTCGTCGTGTAAATTACACTTCGAATACTGTTTGGATAATTCATAAAGGTGAGGAGGACATCCAACTCATTCCCCCAAGATTGCTCCCACAAACATTTTACTCACACTTTTAGCCGTGTAAAACCTATTAACATCAAGCATTTTCTTATGAAATTAGACTGCGAAAGTTGAGTTATAACTTTTGTACCAAAAGTGGATAGCCTTCAACTATAATCATAGAACTAAAGTACAACCTTTACATGAGTATACCTGGATCACTCCTTTATCGTTTTCCCAATCGGTGCGATGTCCCTTTCAATTTTTTCAAATAACAAATCCGTAAAAAGAGAGACCGCCTTTGTTTCATAGGAAGATTCAGGTTTCACGATGGAAAATGTGCGGGAAAAAGGTGTGTGTAAAACAGGAAGGATCGTTAATGTTCGTAAAGCCAATTCTTTTCGAACCGCCCATTCCGATAAAATGGTAATGCCAAGCCCCGCTTCTACGGACTCTTTAATCACTTGAGTACTACCAAATTCCATTAATTCCACTTCTTCAATCCCTAAAAAGTGCAGTAGTTGATCAGCAGCTTCCCTCGTTCCTGAACCTTTTTCGCGGACAATCCACGGGACCTTTTTCAATTCTTCTATCGGGATCGTATCCATTTGTGCCAAAGGATGAGCGGGTGAAATAAAGGCATGTAACGTATCTTTCGCAAATGGAATGACGGTTAATTCTTTCCTTTTATAATTTGACTCAATTAACCCGACATCCAGTAGATTTTCAGCAATCATTTCCGAAATTTTTTCCGAATTTCCTATCGTAACCTTTGGATTAATGCGCGGAAAACGATGTCTTAGTTTCGTAATGACACTTGGCAGAACATATTCACCTATGGTATAACTGGCACCAATTTTAATATCTCCGCTCGGTCGATTCAACCGATCGTCAATAAGCCGCTTCATCTTCCCATGTAAAGTTAAAATTTCTTTCGCAAACGTGTACACAATTTCTCCGAAAGGATTGACCCGAACATATTTATTCGTTCTCTCCAACAGTTTAACGCCCATTTCCCGTTCCAACGCTTGTATATATTGACTTACAGCAGGTTGCGTCATATGCAATTCTTCCGCCGCCTTCGAAAAATTTCTTTTTTCCACAACTTTTACGAAAACCATTAACGATTGTTCCAAAGAACCTCACCCCTATTATAAGTATTTCTTATTATTTTTATTTTTATTATTTATTTTTCTTATTATAAATTATATCGTAATGTAGTGAATAGGAGAAAATGATGTTAGAGGTGAAAATAATAATGGAAACAATCCAATCGACAGTGGAACAGCCAAAAAAGAAAACCTTACCGATAATCGGTGGCATCGGATTTACTTTTTTCATCGCATTAATTGGTTGGGGGTTGGCGATGCTGTCTGGCTTTCAAAAACTTGGTCCGATGGCTCTCGCTATTATCCTTGCTATTGTATATCGGCAAATATGGGGATACCCTATTTCGATCAGTACAGGAATTCAATTTTCGGCAAAAATCCTTTTAAGAATGGCAATCGTTCTGTACGGGCTTCGATTAAATATTCAATTGATCATCCAAGATGGATTAGGCCTCATAGCAATTGATGGGTTCGTCATTCTTTTTGCCATAGGCGTTACAATGTTTATCTCAAAAAGAATGAAGGCAGATCCTTCTATTTCATTACTCGTCGGAATTGGTACAGGGGTGTGCGGTGCAGCGGCGATTGCGGCAGTTTCCCCCATTTTGAAATCAAAAGATGAAGATACTGCAATATCCGTCGGTTTAATTGCTTTAATCGGCACTATCTTCGCCCTGCTTTATTCTTTTCTATTTCCGTTGTTGCCAATCGATGATCAATCTTACGGAATTTGGTCGGGCATTAGTTTGCACGAACTAGCCCATGTCGCATTAGCAGCAGGCGCAGCAGGACAGGATGCTTTAGCCGTTGGTTTACTCGCCAAACTCGGACGCGTTTTTTTACTCATTCCCCTTTCTTTTATCCTTATTTATTTGGAAAAAAGAAAAGGTGTCAACAATGAAAAGACAAAAATCGCATTTCCTTGGTTTTTAATCGGTTTTGTTGTCATGAGTGTGCTTGGAAGTTATATTAGAGCATATAATCCGATGAAGTTGCAAAATCTCCTCGATCCGATTGCCAATGTTTCCTCTTTTCTTTTAACGATGGCGATGATCGGATTAGGATTAAATATTCATTTGCAGCAGGTCCGGAAAAAAGCGTTAAAACCTTTAGCGACGTTAATCATTACATCGATTTTATTATCTATTATTACGGTATTCATCGCAGAGATCGTATAAATTAAATTCGTATACTGTAGTTGAGCAATTTAAATTACAATAATTACCATGCAAAAGAGACAAATAGGGTACCCCTTATGCCACGTGGAGCTGTTTTTTCACGGTATCAATGGGAATATTTTGTTTTGCTGCACGGTAAATGAACTCCACGAGGCTATGTCCTTTTCTCTTGCGCAGGAGATCGAGCCCATACGAAAAATCACTGTTAGACTCGAACATGCTGTACACATACGTAAGTTGCACCAAGATCCAATACCGTTTCACCGCCCGACGCCCGCGACGTTCGACACGACGAAGTATCCACTGCTGGAGTTTGCGAAGCAATGTCTCTTCCTCCCACGGGCTTTTCGTGAAAAAATGGCTGAGTGTCGTGCGATGGTTCGGATGAAAGCTCCCATGATGAAGATCGGTCAACGTTCCAGAAAAGCCTTTCGTCACCATCGCATCCACGATATGAACAAGATGCTTCATAACAGGTTTCGAGAAATAAAGTGCCAACCCTAACATCGTGAAAAACTTGTGAATTCCATGATGATGTGCTAGTCTATTCATGAGACATGAACCTCCTTGTGGATAGTTGTGGGCACATCTATTCTAACCAAGGAATCGGGTTCATGTCTCCTTTTTTGTTCGGATGTAAATTTATGTTAGTGATTTTGCTCATCTACAGTCGTATACCGGAGTGATTGTCCGATGATGTATAAAATATTGTTCAAGCGTATGAGTAAAATGTTTGTGGGAGGAAGCTAAATCCTCTTCCATCTGTTTCAAGGGGAGGTTTCCTTGAAAAAAAGAGGATGAGCAAAATAGATGCAAAAAGGACTCTCTTCCTGTATGGTGATAAGTGCAACCAAACCACAACAGGAGGTCAGAGAGTCCTATGCAACAGTTTATCACAGATGGACAAACATTAAAAGAGTTAGAAGCAGAATTGTTTTCGATGTTACAAAAAACCTATGGAGAAATGTTTCAACAGGTATTGGAACGGCTGGATGAAGAGCTAGCGAAGCAACGAGATAAAAAGCGTTATTACCTAAAAGATAAACGAACAGTACGCATCCAGACGCTTTTTGGGGAGGTGGAGATCCGACGCAATGACTATTTGGATCGTGAAAAAGGCGCGTATACGTGTTTGTTAGATCATTTTCTCGGCTTCGATGGAGCGAAGGGGATGGGTCCGTTATTGGAGGAAACCGCCATCGATTTAGCCGTTACCGGTCCCTCTTATCGCCAAGCCGCAGAGGCGCTAAAGAAGATGGTAGGCTATGCGGTGATGAGCCATGAAACGATTCGACAGCTCGTGTTACAAGCGACGGTGGACAGACATCGTCCGATGGAAATGGAGCGACAGGTGTTGTTCGTGGAGGCGGACGGATTATACGTGAAACGGCAGCGAAGCCGTCGAAGAGGGAAAGAAGAAAAGATATTGGCGGTGCACCAAGGATGGAAAGTAAACGGACAACGCATATCCTTGGTTGGAAAAAGGCACTATGTACACGAAACAAAAGAGCCGGTGTGGGAAGGACTAGAAACGTTTTTAATCGAGGAATACGGCTATGATCCAATGAGAGATTGGGTGGTGGTCAATGGCGATGGAGCAGAATGGATAACGGCTTGTCGGGAGTACTTCGGGAAACGGGTGTTTTTCCAGTTGGATCGGTTTCATGTCGCGCGAGAAATTCGTGAATGTTTCCAAAACCATCCACGGTATCGAATCATTTGAAAGAAGCTCGCCACGTTTGATGAGAGAGGGCTATTAACCGAACTGTATAGCGCAGTAGGGACGCTAGGGGACGAGAAGAAAGAAAAACAAGTCGAGAGATTGATCCAACGGATTGAGTCCATGCCGGGCTGTTTGAGCGATTATCGAGAGTGGCTGCGAGAGAAAGGGATAGATACCACAGGAATGCGTCCGATGGGAAGAGCGGAAGGAACGATGCACGTCTTTGCGAAACGAGTAAAACAAGGAAGAAGTTGGTGTGACGAAGGCATTCGAGGTTTATACAAGTGATGGTAGCTGTGAAAGACAGATTAACGATTCAGACATGGAATGGAGAGATTCTTTCGCAAAAGGAAAAGAGAGAAACGAAACGAGAAACGATCGTGAAAAAGGCAATCAAGCACGTAGGAACAAAGGTAGCAGAGTTGGTGCGAGGGAATATCCGTTATTTCGATCATTCGTCAGGAACGCCTATTTATCAAGCGTTAAAAGCATTGAAAGGGTTTTAAAAAAAGCGAAAACAGTGCACGCAAGCAGGATGAGAGGACTAGAAAACGCTTACATAAATCAAGTTATTTAAACCAAATATATCCAACGAATGAAAACGTCAAAAAAATCTCCCACAAACTCTTGACTCAATCCACATGAATCATCTAGGTTTCATTTACAACTAGATTGTTGTTTAAATAATTGTAATAGCAAGTCATGTTGGAGTGATATAATGTTGACTGTGATTTGGAATTCAACATGAATTTCAAAACAATTTATATGTGGGTTACAAAACTACTGTATGTTAAACAGTCAAATTCATAAAGTAGTCCTTTTTGTTTGGTTCAAGAGCACGTGGTAATTTTAAGAAAACGTCTGATATTGATTTAGCTTTGTTTAAAAAGATGCTTACGCATAGTCAGCAAAACTTGATAGAAAATGACATTCAACAAATGTCGACACCTCTTAAAATAGATATTGTGTTTTTTGATCGGTTGACTAAAAATAAGCTTAAAACGAAGGAATAGAAATTGATGAAAATGTTCTTAGAATATACAGGTATCAATGACATAAAAAGTCCGAGAGCCACGATTAAAGAGGCATACTCATATGGTTTGATTGAAGATGGAGACCAGTGGATAGACATGTTAGTCGATCGAAGTAAAACCCCACACATCTATGATGAAGAAGAAGCGAAGTTAATTTATGAAAAAATCAATACAATCATTTTTTGGAAAATATTATAAATTAGATGGAAAAAGAAATTAGAGGGGTATGATCCTATAGAAAGGTTGTTATATCATGACAAAAGTAAAACGAAACGATCCTTGTCCATGTGGAAGCGGGAAAAAATATAAAAGATGCTGTGGAAATACATCTTTCATCTCTATTCAACAGATCTTGAAGCAGGAAATTGTCAATTTACAGAAAGATATTATTGAATTTTCACTCATGAACTATGATGAAGAAATTTTAACTCTTGTTGAAGA
Above is a window of Bacillus alveayuensis DNA encoding:
- a CDS encoding transposase-like protein (product_source=COG3328; cath_funfam=3.40.50.150; cog=COG3328; pfam=PF00872; superfamily=52540) yields the protein MDVLLTFMNYPNSIRSVIYTTNAIERTIKEIRKRLKPMNRLSSLKAAEKIVYLTIQDFNEKWTERKLRGFAEAQEALEPMFEERYC
- a CDS encoding putative integral membrane protein (TIGR00698 family) (product_source=TIGR00698; cog=COG2855; pfam=PF03601; tigrfam=TIGR00698; transmembrane_helix_parts=Outside_1_14,TMhelix_15_37,Inside_38_43,TMhelix_44_61,Outside_62_64,TMhelix_65_87,Inside_88_98,TMhelix_99_121,Outside_122_130,TMhelix_131_153,Inside_154_159,TMhelix_160_182,Outside_183_219,TMhelix_220_242,Inside_243_254,TMhelix_255_277,Outside_278_291,TMhelix_292_310,Inside_311_316,TMhelix_317_339,Outside_340_342), giving the protein METIQSTVEQPKKKTLPIIGGIGFTFFIALIGWGLAMLSGFQKLGPMALAIILAIVYRQIWGYPISISTGIQFSAKILLRMAIVLYGLRLNIQLIIQDGLGLIAIDGFVILFAIGVTMFISKRMKADPSISLLVGIGTGVCGAAAIAAVSPILKSKDEDTAISVGLIALIGTIFALLYSFLFPLLPIDDQSYGIWSGISLHELAHVALAAGAAGQDALAVGLLAKLGRVFLLIPLSFILIYLEKRKGVNNEKTKIAFPWFLIGFVVMSVLGSYIRAYNPMKLQNLLDPIANVSSFLLTMAMIGLGLNIHLQQVRKKALKPLATLIITSILLSIITVFIAEIV
- a CDS encoding hypothetical protein (product_source=Hypo-rule applied; superfamily=56935); the protein is MKIVKVFIIALLFVFGISNVGLAKENNDGNSSLTEKEYQYLLKNGHTEEEIKDLPIEVAKQLVKDKAIKQNSGYIIKNFYEASNEESGEFFTTASISSSELKLAGTVYKVTSDRSGYNKYYIYANFQWLKSPFWTLTDKMTIGFPSSSGFFLPTSNGSVTQHQHRYSYDAYGNGNWVDTPIKYTPSDWDPNAGVAGSYDLKKLSDFTLHKGYIGQYVYVRNTVHGDMNIKIEYGHRMYGGSPSVSVFPAGLSITPSSWTDTASYALTLTY
- a CDS encoding muramoyltetrapeptide carboxypeptidase LdcA involved in peptidoglycan recycling (product_source=COG1619; cog=COG1619; pfam=PF06782), which gives rise to MMVAVKDRLTIQTWNGEILSQKEKRETKRETIVKKAIKHVGTKVAELVRGNIRYFDHSSGTPIYQALKALKGF
- a CDS encoding hypothetical protein (product_source=Hypo-rule applied; cath_funfam=3.90.470.10; pfam=PF06782; superfamily=54236), which gives rise to MQQFITDGQTLKELEAELFSMLQKTYGEMFQQVLERLDEELAKQRDKKRYYLKDKRTVRIQTLFGEVEIRRNDYLDREKGAYTCLLDHFLGFDGAKGMGPLLEETAIDLAVTGPSYRQAAEALKKMVGYAVMSHETIRQLVLQATVDRHRPMEMERQVLFVEADGLYVKRQRSRRRGKEEKILAVHQGWKVNGQRISLVGKRHYVHETKEPVWEGLETFLIEEYGYDPMRDWVVVNGDGAEWITACREYFGKRVFFQLDRFHVAREIRECFQNHPRYRII
- a CDS encoding nucleotidyltransferase substrate binding protein (TIGR01987 family) (product_source=TIGR01987; pfam=PF08780; superfamily=81593; tigrfam=TIGR01987) — translated: MKMFLEYTGINDIKSPRATIKEAYSYGLIEDGDQWIDMLVDRSKTPHIYDEEEAKLIYEKINTIIFWKIL
- a CDS encoding DNA-binding transcriptional LysR family regulator (product_source=COG0583; cath_funfam=1.10.10.10,3.40.190.10; cog=COG0583; pfam=PF00126,PF03466; superfamily=46785,53850), yielding MEQSLMVFVKVVEKRNFSKAAEELHMTQPAVSQYIQALEREMGVKLLERTNKYVRVNPFGEIVYTFAKEILTLHGKMKRLIDDRLNRPSGDIKIGASYTIGEYVLPSVITKLRHRFPRINPKVTIGNSEKISEMIAENLLDVGLIESNYKRKELTVIPFAKDTLHAFISPAHPLAQMDTIPIEELKKVPWIVREKGSGTREAADQLLHFLGIEEVELMEFGSTQVIKESVEAGLGITILSEWAVRKELALRTLTILPVLHTPFSRTFSIVKPESSYETKAVSLFTDLLFEKIERDIAPIGKTIKE
- a CDS encoding hypothetical protein (product_source=Hypo-rule applied; cath_funfam=2.130.10.10; superfamily=55315), producing MNRLAHHHGIHKFFTMLGLALYFSKPVMKHLVHIVDAMVTKGFSGTLTDLHHGSFHPNHRTTLSHFFTKSPWEEETLLRKLQQWILRRVERRGRRAVKRYWILVQLTYVYSMFESNSDFSYGLDLLRKRKGHSLVEFIYRAAKQNIPIDTVKKQLHVA
- a CDS encoding hypothetical protein (product_source=Hypo-rule applied; cath_funfam=1.10.8.60; pfam=PF06782) yields the protein MPGCLSDYREWLREKGIDTTGMRPMGRAEGTMHVFAKRVKQGRSWCDEGIRGLYK